The following coding sequences are from one Solidesulfovibrio fructosivorans JJ] window:
- the mutS gene encoding DNA mismatch repair protein MutS, with product MTPMLEQYLRLKGEHPGALLFYRMGDFYEMFFEDAETAARELQLTLTSRNPEAENPVPMCGVPHQAVEGYLAQLLEKGFKVAVCDQIEDPKQAKGLVKRAVTRVLTPGTAVEEGNLRAKEHNFLAALYFDADERAGGLAWVDFSTGEWSGLFARDAARLWQWAAKIGPRELLLPDGLEPPRDFAREGMQISRFPLRPHFDLTSGRDKVLKAQGVADLAALDVGDKPQLVRAMGALLTYLASNQMRDIGHLAPFKPVNLGRHMLIDEVTERNLEIFRRLDGRKGQGTLWHVLDRTVTPMGGRLLESWLRQPWLDLAPILETQDAVAWLAGDEERRRALREALAGVYDLERLTTRIFLNRAAPRDFTALRQSLAALPRLRALAAASAEPPKAATDLLSGWDDLDDACELLSRALVDSPPVLVTEGGLFKPGYNPDLDELMELTEHGEERIRQLLAEEREGCKLPKLKLGYNRVFGYYFELSKSAGYPPEHFERRQTLANCERYVTPRLKELEEKLMAAGEKRKTLEYNLFVALRDHIAALRDRIMDTAARVARLDVWQGLAEAAVANDWTRPELRPDLDIRIRAGRHPVIEAVQGVGNYIPNDVTLDEATRVLLITGPNMAGKSTVLRQTAIIALLAQIGSFVPATKAEIGLVDRVFCRVGASDNLAQGQSTFMVEMMETARILRQAGRRSLVILDEIGRGTATFDGLALAWAVVEDLCGRDDGQGVRTLFATHYHELTALEGRLPRLRNANIAVKEWKGDIVFLRRLLPGPADRSYGVEVARLAGVPRNVVRRARQLLEELERSRDPAHAARGSRERGQPILPGLFGVSAPSREEPQETAASPLLDELSRLELDRITPLEALTLLTDWKARFGGDASQGD from the coding sequence ATGACCCCCATGCTGGAGCAATACCTGCGCCTCAAGGGAGAACATCCCGGCGCGCTGCTGTTCTATCGCATGGGGGATTTCTATGAGATGTTTTTCGAGGACGCCGAAACGGCGGCCCGGGAACTGCAACTGACGCTGACCTCGCGCAATCCCGAGGCGGAAAACCCCGTGCCCATGTGCGGAGTCCCGCATCAGGCCGTCGAGGGGTATCTGGCCCAACTGCTGGAAAAGGGGTTCAAGGTCGCGGTCTGCGACCAGATCGAGGACCCCAAGCAGGCCAAGGGGCTGGTCAAACGGGCCGTAACCCGGGTGCTCACCCCGGGCACGGCCGTCGAGGAAGGCAACCTGCGGGCCAAGGAACACAACTTCCTGGCCGCGCTCTATTTCGACGCCGACGAGAGAGCCGGCGGGCTCGCCTGGGTCGATTTCTCCACCGGCGAATGGTCGGGGCTTTTCGCCCGCGACGCCGCCCGATTGTGGCAGTGGGCGGCGAAGATCGGCCCCCGGGAGCTGCTGCTGCCCGACGGCCTGGAGCCGCCCCGCGACTTTGCCCGCGAGGGCATGCAGATAAGCCGCTTTCCCCTGCGCCCGCATTTCGATCTGACAAGCGGCCGCGACAAGGTCCTGAAAGCCCAGGGCGTGGCCGATCTGGCCGCCCTGGACGTCGGCGACAAGCCCCAGCTCGTACGGGCCATGGGGGCGCTTCTCACCTACCTCGCCAGCAACCAGATGCGCGACATCGGGCATCTGGCTCCCTTCAAGCCGGTCAACCTCGGCCGCCACATGCTCATCGACGAGGTGACCGAGCGCAACCTGGAGATTTTCCGCCGCCTGGACGGCCGCAAGGGCCAGGGCACGCTGTGGCACGTCCTGGACCGCACCGTCACCCCCATGGGCGGCCGGCTGCTCGAATCCTGGCTCCGCCAGCCCTGGCTCGACCTCGCCCCCATCCTCGAGACCCAGGACGCCGTGGCCTGGCTGGCGGGGGACGAGGAACGTCGCCGGGCGCTTCGCGAGGCGCTGGCCGGCGTCTACGACCTGGAGCGGCTGACCACGCGCATTTTTCTCAACCGGGCCGCGCCACGGGATTTCACCGCCCTGCGCCAGTCCCTTGCCGCCCTGCCGCGCCTGCGCGCCCTGGCCGCCGCTTCCGCCGAACCGCCCAAGGCGGCAACCGACCTCCTTTCCGGCTGGGACGACCTGGACGACGCCTGCGAACTGCTTTCGCGCGCCCTGGTCGATTCGCCGCCGGTGCTGGTCACGGAGGGCGGGCTTTTCAAGCCCGGCTACAACCCCGACCTCGACGAGCTGATGGAGTTGACCGAGCACGGCGAGGAGCGCATCCGCCAGCTGCTGGCCGAAGAGCGGGAAGGCTGCAAGCTCCCCAAGCTCAAGCTCGGCTACAACCGGGTTTTCGGCTACTATTTCGAATTGTCCAAATCCGCCGGCTATCCGCCCGAGCATTTCGAGCGCCGCCAGACCCTGGCCAACTGCGAGCGCTACGTCACCCCGAGGCTCAAGGAGCTCGAGGAAAAGCTCATGGCGGCCGGGGAAAAGCGCAAGACCCTCGAGTACAATCTTTTCGTCGCCCTGCGCGACCACATCGCCGCGCTACGCGACCGCATCATGGACACCGCCGCCCGTGTGGCCAGACTCGACGTCTGGCAGGGACTGGCCGAGGCGGCCGTGGCGAACGACTGGACACGGCCGGAACTGCGCCCGGACCTGGACATCCGCATCCGGGCCGGCCGCCATCCGGTCATCGAGGCCGTGCAAGGCGTCGGCAACTACATCCCCAACGACGTGACCCTCGACGAGGCCACGCGGGTGCTGCTCATCACCGGCCCCAACATGGCCGGCAAATCCACCGTGCTGCGCCAGACCGCCATCATCGCGCTTCTGGCCCAGATCGGCTCCTTCGTGCCGGCCACCAAGGCCGAAATCGGCCTGGTCGACCGGGTGTTCTGCCGGGTCGGGGCCTCGGACAACCTGGCCCAGGGCCAGTCCACCTTCATGGTGGAAATGATGGAAACGGCCCGCATCCTGCGCCAGGCCGGCCGGCGCAGCCTGGTCATCCTGGACGAGATCGGCCGGGGCACGGCCACTTTCGACGGCCTGGCCCTGGCCTGGGCCGTGGTGGAGGACCTGTGCGGCCGCGACGACGGCCAAGGGGTGCGCACCCTTTTCGCCACCCACTACCATGAGCTGACCGCCTTGGAAGGCAGACTCCCGCGCCTTCGCAACGCCAACATCGCGGTCAAGGAATGGAAGGGCGACATCGTCTTTTTGCGGCGGCTGTTGCCCGGACCGGCCGACCGCAGCTACGGGGTCGAGGTGGCCAGACTGGCCGGCGTGCCCCGAAACGTGGTGCGCCGCGCCCGGCAGTTGCTCGAGGAACTGGAGCGCAGCCGCGACCCGGCCCATGCCGCGCGGGGCAGCCGTGAACGGGGCCAGCCCATCCTGCCCGGACTTTTCGGCGTATCCGCGCCCAGCCGCGAAGAACCCCAGGAAACGGCGGCGTCCCCGCTTCTTGACGAACTCTCCCGGCTCGAACTAGACCGGATTACGCCGCTCGAAGCACTCACCCTGCTGACCGACTGGAAGGCCCGTTTTGGCGGCGACGCATCCCAAGGAGACTGA
- a CDS encoding DUF488 domain-containing protein has product MTRELTRPPIYTLGHDNHDRAVFLSLLARHGVNLLIDVRAEPYSRHLPHFCKDALAASLKSWGVGYLFFGRELGGRGTSVADAVSFSLGIDRVVSAWRQAYRLALVCAEEDPRRCHRAWRIAPALLSQGARVVHIRGDGRLEPHTPAWADYALAAAPLPGIPR; this is encoded by the coding sequence ATGACCCGGGAGCTCACCCGGCCGCCCATCTACACCCTGGGCCACGACAACCACGACCGGGCCGTTTTTTTGAGCCTTCTCGCCCGCCACGGCGTCAATCTGCTCATCGACGTGCGCGCCGAGCCCTACTCGCGCCATCTGCCGCATTTCTGCAAGGACGCTTTGGCGGCGTCGCTCAAATCCTGGGGCGTGGGCTATCTTTTTTTCGGCCGGGAACTCGGCGGGCGCGGGACGTCCGTGGCGGACGCGGTCTCGTTTTCCCTGGGCATCGACCGGGTGGTCTCGGCCTGGCGGCAGGCTTACCGGCTGGCCCTGGTCTGCGCCGAAGAGGACCCCAGGCGCTGTCACAGGGCCTGGCGCATAGCCCCGGCCCTGCTCTCCCAAGGCGCGCGGGTGGTGCATATCCGGGGGGACGGCCGGCTCGAACCCCACACCCCGGCCTGGGCCGATTATGCGCTGGCCGCGGCCCCCCTGCCGGGCATCCCAAGATAA
- a CDS encoding RNA polymerase sigma factor, with product MNSDASIVENILRGESRLFEHLVLKYQKPLFVMIVNMIHDRHQANDLVQDTFLAAYKGLASFDAGRGAFSSWLFRIARNTSLNYRRQRRDHAPFAEETAIGAGDTERDAARQETFQALDAALAALPERDRTVFILAEVQGLALAEIAAIEGIKLGTVKSRLSRCKDKLRRLLRTRMEKA from the coding sequence ATGAATAGTGACGCCAGTATCGTGGAAAACATCCTACGCGGCGAAAGCCGCTTATTTGAACATCTGGTGCTCAAATACCAAAAGCCCCTGTTCGTCATGATCGTCAATATGATCCACGATCGTCATCAGGCCAATGATCTCGTCCAGGACACGTTCCTGGCGGCTTACAAGGGGCTCGCCTCCTTCGATGCCGGGCGGGGAGCCTTTTCCAGCTGGCTTTTCCGCATAGCCAGAAACACCAGCCTCAATTACCGCCGGCAACGGCGCGACCATGCGCCCTTTGCCGAGGAGACGGCCATTGGCGCTGGCGACACGGAACGCGATGCGGCGCGGCAGGAAACCTTCCAGGCCCTCGATGCCGCCTTGGCCGCCTTGCCCGAACGGGACCGGACGGTGTTCATCCTGGCCGAGGTCCAGGGCTTGGCCTTGGCGGAAATCGCCGCCATCGAGGGCATCAAACTCGGAACGGTCAAATCGCGCCTGTCACGCTGCAAGGACAAGCTGCGCCGCCTGCTGCGGACGCGGATGGAGAAGGCATGA
- a CDS encoding GDSL-type esterase/lipase family protein: MHAALPVLLAMQIVFCGDSITKGWEIYNLFDQPQKVYINGVESCTSADILKRIEPIAAKRPHKLFLMIGINEIQAQNRIIDNYEKIIHKIQEISPYTLIYVQSILPTRRQNIDNADIIATNARLRELCDRQNHFVRYIDLYDSFVADDGKLGPNFTKDGIHLTKNAYSLWKKLIVSRM, from the coding sequence GTGCATGCCGCTTTGCCCGTGCTCTTGGCCATGCAAATCGTCTTTTGCGGCGACAGCATTACCAAGGGTTGGGAAATCTACAACCTCTTTGACCAGCCCCAAAAGGTCTATATCAACGGTGTCGAATCCTGCACCAGCGCCGACATTTTAAAGCGCATCGAGCCCATTGCCGCCAAAAGACCGCACAAACTTTTCCTGATGATAGGCATCAATGAGATTCAGGCTCAAAATAGAATTATCGACAACTACGAGAAGATCATTCACAAAATACAGGAAATCTCACCCTACACGCTCATCTACGTGCAAAGCATCCTGCCCACCCGCCGCCAAAACATCGACAACGCCGACATCATCGCCACCAATGCCCGGCTCAGGGAACTGTGCGACCGGCAAAACCACTTCGTGCGCTACATCGACCTCTACGACTCCTTTGTGGCCGACGACGGCAAGCTCGGCCCCAATTTCACCAAGGACGGCATCCATCTGACGAAAAACGCCTATTCCCTTTGGAAAAAGCTCATCGTCAGCCGGATGTGA
- the lysA gene encoding diaminopimelate decarboxylase, with translation MHHFQYRGGELYAEDVPVSTLVAAYGTPLYIYSAATLRRHFAAFDSAFDGLPHLTCFSVKANSNLAVLRTLGAMGAGVDIVSGGELYRALAAGIDPAKIVYSGVGKRGNEIEEALNAGILMFNVESMGELERISRIAARLGKNANVSLRINPNVDPKTHPYISTGLKKNKFGLDMETSLAAYARAMELPGVTPVGIDCHIGSQLTSIEPFLEALDKILIFREKLVAMGISPRYLDLGGGLGIQYNEEEPPHPREFGQALTKALGDLPLTLVLEPGRVIVGNAGILVTEVVYTKKTPSKDFVIVDAAMNDLIRPSLYDSYHAISEVRPAERDTLNVDVVGPICESGDFLARDRELPAVAPGEYLAVYSAGAYGFTMSSNYNSRPRAAEVLVDGDTVTLARRRETYEDLVALER, from the coding sequence ATGCATCATTTCCAGTACCGTGGCGGTGAGCTCTACGCCGAGGACGTGCCCGTCTCGACCCTTGTCGCCGCCTACGGCACGCCGCTCTACATTTACAGCGCCGCCACCCTGCGCCGCCATTTCGCGGCCTTCGACTCCGCCTTCGACGGCCTGCCCCATCTCACCTGCTTCTCGGTCAAAGCCAACTCCAACCTGGCCGTGCTGCGCACCCTCGGGGCCATGGGCGCGGGCGTGGACATCGTCTCGGGCGGCGAACTCTACCGGGCGCTTGCCGCCGGCATCGACCCGGCCAAGATCGTCTATTCGGGCGTAGGCAAGCGGGGAAACGAAATCGAGGAAGCGCTTAACGCCGGCATCCTTATGTTCAACGTCGAATCCATGGGCGAACTTGAACGCATAAGCCGCATCGCCGCCCGGCTCGGCAAGAACGCCAATGTCAGCCTGCGCATCAATCCCAACGTGGACCCCAAGACCCACCCCTATATTTCCACCGGGCTCAAAAAGAACAAGTTCGGCCTGGACATGGAAACCTCCCTGGCCGCCTATGCCCGGGCCATGGAACTTCCGGGCGTGACGCCGGTCGGCATCGACTGCCACATCGGCTCCCAGCTCACGTCCATCGAGCCTTTCCTCGAGGCTCTGGACAAGATCCTCATCTTCCGGGAAAAGCTCGTCGCCATGGGCATATCGCCCCGCTACCTCGACCTCGGCGGCGGACTCGGCATCCAGTACAACGAGGAGGAGCCGCCCCATCCCCGCGAGTTCGGCCAAGCCCTCACCAAGGCTCTGGGCGACTTGCCGCTGACCCTCGTCCTCGAACCCGGCCGGGTCATCGTCGGCAACGCCGGCATTCTGGTCACCGAAGTCGTGTACACCAAAAAGACGCCGAGCAAGGATTTCGTCATCGTGGACGCGGCGATGAACGACCTCATCCGGCCTTCGCTCTACGACTCCTACCATGCCATCAGCGAGGTGCGCCCGGCCGAGCGCGATACGCTCAACGTGGATGTGGTCGGCCCCATCTGCGAATCCGGCGATTTTCTGGCCCGGGACAGGGAACTGCCGGCCGTGGCCCCGGGCGAATACCTGGCCGTCTACTCGGCCGGCGCCTACGGCTTCACCATGTCCTCCAACTACAACTCCCGGCCCCGGGCGGCCGAGGTGCTGGTGGACGGCGACACGGTGACCCTGGCCCGACGCCGCGAAACCTACGAAGACCTGGTCGCTCTCGAGCGCTAA
- a CDS encoding TIGR00725 family protein: MDTALQRRVSVIGAGTCDAATSALARRLGALLAGRGWTVVCGGLGGVMTAVCQGAREAGGRTIGILPGDDPAAANPYVDVPIVTGLGIARNVLVVKNGEAAIAVSGGAGTLSEIGVALKIGRPVVAIGHYADLSGVRPADTPEEAVALTASLIGAD; encoded by the coding sequence ATGGACACGGCTTTGCAAAGGCGGGTCTCGGTCATCGGAGCGGGGACGTGCGACGCGGCCACTTCCGCGCTGGCCAGGCGTCTTGGCGCGCTTCTGGCCGGCCGGGGATGGACCGTGGTCTGCGGCGGACTCGGCGGGGTCATGACCGCCGTCTGCCAGGGCGCGCGCGAAGCCGGCGGACGCACCATCGGCATCCTGCCCGGCGACGATCCGGCGGCAGCCAATCCCTACGTCGACGTGCCCATCGTCACCGGCCTCGGCATTGCGCGAAACGTGTTGGTGGTCAAAAACGGCGAAGCGGCAATAGCCGTTTCCGGCGGGGCCGGAACCCTGTCGGAAATCGGCGTGGCGCTCAAAATCGGCCGGCCCGTGGTGGCCATCGGGCACTACGCGGACCTTTCCGGCGTCCGGCCCGCCGACACGCCCGAGGAAGCCGTCGCCCTGACCGCTTCCCTTATCGGCGCGGATTGA
- a CDS encoding YwbE family protein has protein sequence MPDGTKRADIRPGLPVSIVLKKDQRTGALTEGVVKDILTKSPYHSRGIKVRLTDGQIGRVRLIRSPG, from the coding sequence ATGCCGGACGGCACCAAGCGCGCCGACATCCGCCCGGGACTTCCCGTGTCGATCGTGCTCAAAAAGGACCAGCGCACGGGCGCGCTCACCGAAGGCGTGGTCAAGGATATCCTGACCAAATCGCCGTACCATTCACGCGGGATCAAGGTTCGTCTCACGGACGGACAGATCGGCCGCGTGCGCCTGATTCGCTCGCCGGGGTAG
- the uvrC gene encoding excinuclease ABC subunit UvrC, which yields MFDFVPQNFPTSPGVYLMKGGKGKILYVGKAKNLRARLSSYFRGEAGHSVKTAALVARIAAVEVLLTASEKEALLLESSLIKKHRPRYNVVLKDDKNYILFKLDKRSPYPRLAFTRRVSRDGAAYFGPFTSAAAARTTWKELGRVFALRKCGDKTLNNRIRPCLYHFIGQCLAPCVKAVDPETYMALVHRVEAFLTGRSAEVLKSVQKEMEQASERLDFEEAARLRDLLFAMRRTVEGQATVLTRLVDMDVADFTVTDHGVGLCVLFVRQGRLLDRKTFFFPGIEAGEAVGAAGSALVQFYRPESFIPARVVVPPSLAPQTAVGFVADGEPEAADATGEASGDGAALAEILAERRGGPVRLGPPRGREERKLLELAGANARRAAEEAVKAAERDVLPSLAGSFGLAALNRIEAVDVSHLGGKGVRVGMVVFEAGAPKKSDYRAYAFPELEGTSDDYLALASFAAKRAASGPPWPDLLLVDGGKGQLEAVGRALTEAGAGGAFALASIAKGDTRSQNEMGDVIYVPGRKNPLALRPGSPELLFLQRVRDTVHDFSIGRQRRARTKTGLQSAVLDLPGVGPKTARKLWEAFGSVAAMKAASPADLALKAGLGPKQAAKLADSLAGLAG from the coding sequence ATGTTCGACTTCGTACCGCAAAATTTCCCAACCTCCCCGGGTGTTTATCTCATGAAAGGGGGCAAGGGGAAAATCCTCTACGTCGGCAAGGCCAAGAACCTGCGCGCCAGGCTCAGTTCCTATTTCCGGGGCGAGGCCGGCCACAGCGTCAAGACGGCCGCCCTGGTCGCCCGCATCGCGGCGGTGGAAGTGCTTCTCACCGCTTCGGAAAAAGAGGCGCTGCTCCTGGAGTCGAGCCTGATAAAAAAGCACCGTCCGCGCTACAACGTGGTGCTCAAAGACGACAAAAACTACATTCTTTTCAAGCTCGACAAGCGCTCTCCCTATCCGCGCCTGGCATTCACCCGGCGCGTGTCCCGCGACGGCGCGGCCTACTTCGGCCCGTTCACCTCGGCCGCCGCCGCCCGGACCACCTGGAAGGAGCTCGGCCGGGTGTTCGCCCTGCGCAAATGCGGCGACAAGACGCTCAACAACCGCATCCGGCCCTGCCTGTACCATTTCATCGGCCAGTGCCTGGCCCCGTGCGTCAAGGCCGTGGACCCCGAAACGTACATGGCGCTGGTGCACCGGGTGGAGGCCTTTCTGACCGGCCGCTCGGCCGAGGTGCTCAAGTCCGTGCAAAAGGAGATGGAGCAGGCTTCCGAGCGGCTCGATTTCGAGGAGGCGGCCCGGCTTCGCGATCTTCTTTTCGCCATGCGGCGCACGGTGGAAGGGCAGGCCACGGTGTTGACGCGCCTGGTCGACATGGACGTGGCCGATTTTACCGTCACCGACCACGGCGTGGGGCTGTGCGTGCTTTTTGTGCGCCAGGGGCGGCTGCTCGACCGCAAGACGTTTTTCTTTCCGGGCATCGAGGCCGGGGAGGCGGTCGGCGCGGCCGGCAGCGCCCTGGTGCAGTTCTACCGGCCCGAAAGCTTCATACCGGCCCGGGTGGTGGTGCCGCCGAGCCTGGCCCCGCAAACGGCCGTCGGTTTCGTTGCGGACGGCGAGCCCGAAGCCGCCGATGCGACCGGAGAGGCTTCGGGCGACGGCGCGGCCCTGGCCGAGATTCTGGCCGAGCGCCGGGGCGGGCCGGTGCGGCTGGGACCGCCGCGCGGGCGCGAGGAGCGAAAGCTGCTGGAGCTGGCCGGGGCCAATGCCCGGCGCGCCGCCGAGGAAGCGGTCAAGGCGGCCGAACGCGACGTGCTGCCGTCCCTGGCCGGTTCCTTCGGTTTGGCGGCGCTCAACCGCATCGAGGCCGTGGACGTCTCGCACCTGGGCGGCAAGGGCGTGCGGGTGGGCATGGTGGTTTTCGAGGCGGGCGCGCCCAAGAAGAGCGATTACCGGGCCTATGCCTTTCCGGAACTGGAGGGCACCTCAGACGACTATCTGGCCCTGGCCTCCTTTGCCGCCAAGCGGGCCGCCTCCGGGCCGCCGTGGCCGGACCTGCTCCTTGTCGACGGCGGCAAGGGCCAGCTCGAGGCCGTCGGGCGGGCGCTTACCGAGGCCGGAGCCGGCGGGGCCTTCGCCCTGGCCTCCATCGCCAAGGGCGACACACGCAGCCAAAACGAGATGGGCGACGTCATTTACGTGCCGGGCCGCAAAAATCCCTTGGCGCTTCGGCCCGGATCGCCGGAACTGCTTTTCCTCCAGCGCGTGCGCGATACGGTCCATGACTTTTCCATCGGCCGGCAGCGCCGGGCCAGGACCAAAACGGGACTGCAAAGCGCCGTGCTCGACCTGCCCGGCGTCGGCCCCAAGACGGCGCGAAAATTGTGGGAAGCCTTTGGCTCGGTCGCGGCCATGAAAGCGGCAAGCCCCGCCGATCTCGCGCTCAAAGCCGGCCTTGGCCCCAAGCAGGCGGCCAAGTTGGCCGACAGCCTGGCCGGGCTTGCGGGTTGA
- a CDS encoding LapA family protein, which produces MRVIKVLFLLAFFFFCMLFFVQNTAILETPLLLKLEVFGFHAETAAVPFYVVLLMSFVAGGFFCTLYFLAEKVRLASSVRSLQSKVNAMEKQLAQKKSTVASPLVTPNYAAATVSTTTPKSEDTAAEKKDDA; this is translated from the coding sequence ATGCGCGTGATCAAGGTGCTTTTCCTGCTTGCGTTCTTCTTTTTCTGCATGCTCTTCTTCGTGCAGAACACGGCCATATTGGAAACCCCGTTGTTGCTCAAACTCGAGGTCTTCGGCTTCCACGCCGAAACGGCCGCGGTTCCCTTCTACGTGGTGCTCCTTATGTCCTTTGTCGCCGGCGGGTTCTTTTGCACCCTGTATTTTCTGGCCGAAAAGGTCCGGTTGGCCTCTTCGGTGCGCAGTCTGCAAAGCAAGGTCAACGCCATGGAAAAGCAGTTGGCCCAGAAGAAATCCACCGTGGCCTCTCCCCTCGTGACGCCCAACTACGCCGCCGCCACCGTCAGCACGACGACGCCCAAAAGCGAGGACACGGCTGCGGAAAAAAAGGACGACGCCTAG
- a CDS encoding HIT family protein → MEVLWAPWRMDYILGPKPDACVFCLPENRDEDRERLVLARGRHTFVIMNKFPYNCGHLMVTPFRHASCLTELTPEETLELTKGLTYCTKAMQEAMHPQGINIGLNLGAAAGAGIASHIHFQMVPRWNGDSSFMAVFGETRVVPQHLLSTYDRLLPFFTDYPTTVTS, encoded by the coding sequence ATGGAAGTTTTGTGGGCGCCTTGGCGCATGGACTACATTCTCGGCCCCAAGCCGGACGCCTGCGTGTTCTGCCTGCCCGAGAACCGAGACGAGGACAGAGAGCGGCTGGTGCTGGCCAGGGGGCGGCACACGTTCGTGATCATGAACAAGTTCCCTTACAACTGCGGGCACTTGATGGTCACGCCGTTTCGCCACGCAAGCTGCCTGACCGAACTGACGCCCGAGGAGACCCTGGAGCTGACCAAGGGCTTGACCTACTGCACGAAGGCGATGCAGGAAGCCATGCATCCTCAGGGCATCAACATCGGGCTCAACCTCGGCGCGGCGGCCGGGGCGGGCATCGCCTCCCATATCCATTTCCAGATGGTGCCCCGTTGGAACGGCGACTCCTCGTTCATGGCCGTTTTCGGGGAGACGCGGGTCGTACCGCAGCATCTGCTCTCCACCTATGACCGGCTTCTGCCCTTTTTTACGGATTACCCCACAACCGTTACGTCGTGA
- the lepB gene encoding signal peptidase I: protein MDNKPIEKPRKPLLATTLSLAAPGLGQIYCGRFARGMVFFFCSFAFGPLLVATASHAPSTTALMAAIASIFLVLVLFVYAAVDAYLLARKTAPDYRLKEYNKWYIYAFFIAFSIFYPVSLTSVIKQEVIQAYKIPSNNMAPNIVRGDYVLLNKITYKQQQPKKGDIIVFSYPNDRRLDYIKRIVAMPGDTIEIRDNIVSINGTPLSDAANRSPGASPDDGTILTETNGGIAYAIRVADQGPGRDYPKTIVPPGHCFVLGDNRAHSHDSREFGPIPLADVKGRVEYIYYPAGDWKRFGRIAR, encoded by the coding sequence ATGGATAACAAACCCATCGAAAAACCGCGCAAGCCGCTTCTGGCCACAACCCTTTCCCTGGCGGCTCCGGGTCTGGGCCAGATATATTGCGGTCGGTTCGCCAGGGGCATGGTCTTCTTTTTTTGCAGTTTTGCCTTTGGCCCATTGCTCGTGGCCACGGCCAGCCATGCGCCGAGCACGACGGCGTTGATGGCGGCCATTGCCTCCATTTTTCTGGTCCTCGTGCTTTTTGTATACGCGGCCGTGGACGCCTACCTCTTGGCGAGAAAAACAGCGCCGGACTACCGACTCAAAGAGTATAACAAATGGTACATCTACGCTTTTTTTATCGCATTTTCCATTTTCTACCCGGTCAGCCTGACCTCCGTCATCAAGCAGGAAGTGATTCAGGCCTATAAAATACCAAGCAACAACATGGCGCCGAACATTGTGCGCGGCGATTATGTGCTGCTCAACAAAATAACCTACAAACAACAGCAGCCGAAAAAAGGCGACATCATCGTGTTCAGCTATCCAAACGACCGTCGTCTTGACTACATCAAACGCATTGTGGCCATGCCCGGTGATACGATTGAAATACGCGACAACATCGTCTCCATAAACGGCACCCCGCTCTCCGATGCCGCCAACCGGTCGCCAGGCGCGTCGCCTGATGACGGCACGATTCTCACCGAAACAAATGGAGGCATCGCCTATGCCATCCGGGTCGCGGACCAGGGGCCTGGCCGGGACTATCCCAAAACCATCGTGCCCCCGGGCCATTGCTTCGTGCTCGGCGACAACCGCGCCCACAGCCACGACAGCCGTGAATTCGGACCCATTCCCCTGGCGGATGTGAAAGGCCGGGTGGAATACATCTATTACCCGGCGGGGGATTGGAAGCGATTCGGACGCATTGCCCGCTAA
- a CDS encoding class I SAM-dependent methyltransferase: MSPLQEFLALAGAIAPEHRYRTVYDADFHVLVPGKEPIDAGTLDAFSRIDFAGRTVVDLGCNFGFFSFQARRLGAAAVVGVDREPMVLDGCSLLRQHFHLDAVAFECHDLDDPACPLLSRAFDIAMLVEFIGKTFVLENRVAPALAFLERLSDRELIVSVQKIYWIRKELGTTPGRLRDIYPSRYIDGGDFRLLDYVRDFFTPRWRMEALSPLTDGYEKPRKLLRFVPA, encoded by the coding sequence ATGTCCCCCCTACAGGAATTTTTGGCCTTGGCCGGCGCCATCGCGCCAGAGCACCGCTATCGCACGGTCTATGACGCGGATTTTCATGTTCTCGTGCCAGGAAAGGAACCCATTGACGCCGGCACCCTCGACGCCTTTTCGCGCATCGATTTCGCCGGCCGCACGGTGGTCGATCTCGGCTGCAATTTCGGCTTTTTCAGCTTCCAGGCCCGCCGGCTTGGCGCGGCAGCGGTGGTTGGCGTGGACCGGGAACCCATGGTCCTCGACGGCTGCTCGCTGTTGCGCCAACATTTTCATCTTGATGCGGTGGCCTTCGAGTGCCACGACCTCGACGATCCGGCTTGCCCGCTGCTGTCGCGGGCATTCGACATCGCCATGCTCGTGGAATTTATCGGCAAGACCTTCGTGCTCGAAAACCGGGTGGCTCCGGCCCTGGCGTTTTTGGAGCGGCTTTCAGACCGGGAACTGATCGTTTCGGTGCAGAAGATCTACTGGATCCGCAAGGAGCTCGGCACCACGCCCGGACGCCTGCGGGACATCTATCCCTCCCGGTATATCGATGGCGGCGATTTCCGGCTCCTCGACTACGTGCGGGATTTTTTCACCCCGCGCTGGCGCATGGAAGCGCTTTCCCCGCTGACCGACGGCTACGAAAAACCGCGCAAGCTCTTACGCTTCGTGCCAGCGTAG